From Etheostoma cragini isolate CJK2018 chromosome 14, CSU_Ecrag_1.0, whole genome shotgun sequence, the proteins below share one genomic window:
- the pef1 gene encoding peflin: MSFHYGQGYPGGGGRQPPPGSAYGGGSGPYGPTPSGPYGGATHQPGGPYGAYGAPGQPRGQYGQGPGGAPAGHYGGYGGQPHGGQYGQHAPAGNIPPGVNPEAYQWFHTVDTDRSGYINLKELKQALVNSNWSAFNDETCLMMINMFDKTRSGQMDLFSFSALWEYMQRWRALFQQYDRDRSGCISGTELQQALAQMGYNLSPQFSETLVRRFTLQGGRPGIQLDRFIQVCTQLQTMTQVFREKDTSMTGNIRLNYEDFLSGAVTRLM, translated from the exons ATGAGTTTCCACTACGGCCAG GGCTATCCCGGAGGAGGAGGACGTCAGCCACCACCGGGATCTGCATACGGGGGAGGCAGCGGCCCCTACGGGCCTACCCCCTCAGGTCCATACGGAGGTGCAACACACCAACCAGGAGGTCCTTATGGTGCATACGGAGCCCCAGGGCAACCACGAGGGCAGTATGGGCAAGGACCAGGGGGTGCCCCCGCCGGGCATTACGGGGGTTATGGGGGACAACCACATGGAGGACAATATGGACAACACGCCCCTGCAG GTAACATCCCTCCTGGTGTCAACCCGGAGGCGTACCAGTGGTTCCACACTGTTGACACGGACCGCAGTGGCTACATCAACCTAAAGGAGCTGAAGCAGGCACTGGTCAACTCCAACTGGTCGGCTTTTAACGACGAGACCTGCCTCATGATGATCA ACATGTTTGACAAGACGCGGTCGGGTCAAATGGACCTGTTCAGCTTCTCAGCACTGTGGGAGTACATGCAGCGGTGGAGGGCGCTCTTTCAGCAATATGACAGAGACCGCTCAGGCTGCATCAGCGGCACGGAGCTACAACAAG CACTCGCTCAGATGGGCTACAACCTGAGTCCCCAGTTTTCGGAGACGTTGGTGCGACGCTTCACCTTGCAAGGCGGACGCCCCGGCATCCAGCTGGACCGCTTCATCCAGGTGTGCACGCAGCTCCAGACCATGACGCAGGTCTTCAGGGAGAAAGACACGAGCATGACGGGCAACATCCGCCTTAACTATGAGGATTTCCTCTCTGGGGCCGTCACCAGGCTCATGTGA